The genomic stretch AACCCATTTCGAATGATGCAAGGGATTTCAACCAAACCTGCCACCGGATCACAGACGAGGCCGAGCAAATTTTTCAAGGCCAGACCTGCCGCTTGGATCGCTTCGGACGGGGTTCCCCCCGCCAGTTCTACCGCTGCCGCTGCTGCCATCGCAGTCGCGGAGCCGACTTCTGCCTGACAACCGCCACCCGCGCCTGAGATCGAGGCGTTATTGGCAACGACGTAGCCGACCGCAGCTGCGGTGAACATTCCGAGTACCAACTGCTCTTTTTCAAGTCCCAGAGAGCCGCGCAAAGAGGAGAGGACGCCAGGCAAGATACCACAGGAGCCCGCAGTCGGAGTCGCGACGACGAGGCCCATCGCCGCGTTGACTTCGGAGGTGGACAGCGCCATCGCCATCGCTTCGGTCGCTTGCTTGCCGAGTAACGTCTTCCCTTTTTGTGCGTATTCATACACGCGCTTTGCATCGCCTCCGGTCAAACCGGAGAACGACCGGATGTCTTCTTTCAATCCGCGCTCTACCGATGCCATCATGACATCGAACGATTCTGTCATGTGCGCGATCACTTTCTCCCGCGTCTCACCCGTCTCGGTCACATGCTCTTCGATCATAATTTCATAGATCGGCTTGTTTTCCTTTTCGGCCAGTTCCACCAGCTCTGCTAATACTTTAAATCTCACGATGCACTCCTCCTAGGAAGGGTTGATGATCGCTACCTCTTGCACCGCTTCCAATGCTGCAATTTCTTGTACCGCGACTTCATTCGGCCTCTCGTCGGTGCCGATCACCATCAGCGCATCTCGGCCCCGCCCGCGACGGGCAACTTCCATCGCAGAAATATTC from Tumebacillus algifaecis encodes the following:
- the sdaAA gene encoding L-serine ammonia-lyase, iron-sulfur-dependent, subunit alpha produces the protein MRFKVLAELVELAEKENKPIYEIMIEEHVTETGETREKVIAHMTESFDVMMASVERGLKEDIRSFSGLTGGDAKRVYEYAQKGKTLLGKQATEAMAMALSTSEVNAAMGLVVATPTAGSCGILPGVLSSLRGSLGLEKEQLVLGMFTAAAVGYVVANNASISGAGGGCQAEVGSATAMAAAAAVELAGGTPSEAIQAAGLALKNLLGLVCDPVAGLVEIPCIIRNGFGSVLALAGADMALAGVRSVIPPDEVIMAMYNIGKVMPVELRETAMGGLADTPTARKLERQIYGNELNEA